The proteins below are encoded in one region of Lagenorhynchus albirostris chromosome 7, mLagAlb1.1, whole genome shotgun sequence:
- the GLIPR2 gene encoding Golgi-associated plant pathogenesis-related protein 1 isoform X2: MGKSASKQFNDEVLKAHNEYRKQHGVAPLKLCKKLNREAQQYSEALASTRILKHSPESSRGQCGENLAWASYDQTGKEVADRWYSEIKNYNFQQPGFTSGTEPSAMLTA; the protein is encoded by the exons ATGGGCAAATCAG CTTCCAAGCAGTTTAATGACGAGGTCCTGAAGGCCCACAATGAGTACCGGAAGCAGCATGGCGTCGCCCCGCTGAAGCTCTGCAAGAAGCTCAACCGGGAGGCTCAGCA GTATTCAGAGGCCCTGGCCAGCACGAGGATCCTCAAGCACAGCCCGGAGTCCAGTCGTGGCCAGTGCGGGGAGAACCTGGCGTGGGCATCCTACGATCAGACAG GAAAGGAGGTGGCTGATAGATGGTACAGTGAAATAAAGAACTACAACTTTCAGCAGCCTGGCTTCACTTCCGGGACAG